GAATAAGACaatgatattttttattcacgTAATGTGTTTTGTTTCATCGTCATTTTATAATTACAATTCAGTTAAGTACCTTCCATCACAAAATAACATCTTGAGGAAGGTGTTTTCGGAAACAGTCGATCTGAAGACTTTAACGCACCTAGGAAGTAAGTGAAATATTGTATGATCAActtctacttatttattttgtgtacGCTTATAGAGGTAAGGGAGGATCCAGCCAATATCATATACAGTCCAACCAACGATCTTGGAAGCACGAAAGTTATAGGTAATAATTTGGGTGATTAAAATGCGGTCACTTTTTTGTCGAAAACTTACGCCTTGCGATTCTAAGTTGGTTAGATACGCCTAGATATCATTTTGCCACggaattaaaacaaaacattgaATCTAATTTGAAATCGGAAATCGGCCGTTGTCCATCATGTATGTGTATTTTTCAAATAAGTAATAAACCTATTGGTATTATCATCTGTGGCCATAAAATACTTAGTTACATTAAACTATTCCAATTATTATTCTTTCGTCACCTTAAAGCGGTTCACACATTAAAATTGTCACTTTGTTGCAGATGCCTTCCCAAACCATGCGATTGAAATACATTATGAGAGAACGCAAGATAAACCGCCACAAATTTCTAACCAGTACATGAACTGGTTGAGAGCGAACCCTAACTTTCAGACAGAAGCACATCGTCCATTAGGTAGGcgtataaataacttaaatctaTAAATTAGGAAATGTCTATAAATATtcaacaaacatttttttgtaaatgaatattatttatgtgtgaagtgtaaaaatactttaaaatttTTAATGAAACCTGGCGATAGTTATTAGGATTTTAAACTAAGATATTTACTTAATTACAGTGACTATTTTACTGTTTCAGGACGTTCAGGGGAAAATCTTGGTAAGTTAGCATACACGTAACTTTCATGTTTAACTTGAAGGGATGCACATTTCAACACCTAAAATTCTGTTActctatatattttattgtaagatAACGTATTTCCATGAAGCATGTCAATCAATCTTATTACTGAAGTAAGcagtatttattttacttattcatttagatatttattttttagaaaCGCCCACAATACTGaagtatttaatttacttattaatttagatatttacctactttttagaaACAGCTACAACATCATCTCCCACTTCCACAACAGtgacaacaacaacaacctcGACGAGTATGTCTACTACCACAATGAGCGATCTACTAACTTCGCGACCAACGGAAAATACAATAATTACAGGTAGCTGCTACAAatcatatgtataaattttataatttatgttcttaaataatttattcatatttaaaaagttttcaTCTTGATAATAACGTTAAgtaacattatttattaatataaattactaaaggagataaacaggaatataaaactaaaactacactaactacaattaaaataactaaaactaaatttgtataaaatttaCTAGACTAGAAAACTAAGTATATATTGTTGTATACAGAATATAAAGAGTGTTCTTTTTTACTAGATAATCGAAAGCGGCCTTTATACATGGAAGATCTTATACAAGCTCTAGAAGACTTTGATAAAAAATCGAAACAAGATAATTTTACCACGAGTAACAGTAAGTTTTGTTATCCGGTCTCATGGTTACTGTTCACCAAAACGGTATAATCAATATAAAAACCGTTTTTCCTGACTAAGTTTTAACTACGAGTATAACTCTCGGTTGGATGAGACTTAACGCACGAATTTTCGAACTGCTTATAGTGTAGGCCAATAACTGAAATATGAGATAATTTAAAAACTatcataattaaatatacacaGTTTTAACAACGGCTATTTAGTATTTAGCCGCTGTGATAAGCAGAGGGAGATATTTATTAGGTTCCTTAATGATTTAATttgattagtttcttttttatatgaaaataatcaTCTTGAATGTGTGAATGTACCTATTACAGACAATTATTATTCGGctcaatgttttattttatttttaagacaGTAAAATAACCACAGATAATGATTTAATCTGAATAAAAATAGATGTTTCTAATacttattgaagtgaaaacttctttagcggcgctgtgcactttttgtgatggggaaaaaatgttaaactcgtaacaggtgtcacgtgaccgtaagacgtaagacacTAATTGAGTTTTCatttctgccggcactcccggattGCAATTTTGATCCTGTTTTTATTTCGATCgattatatatttttgattaTGTTGGGACAttctatttaatattttgtgaaATTTTCTAAGGAATCGATTCAACCACTGATGAGGATCCTAATCGTCCATTGGTAAAACAGGATTTATGGGATCTCGAAGATATTATATGTAAGTTTTcattaacataattattatgttagTGGTAAAAAATTGATATAAGTTAAACTTTACGTAAATCTATGattttgattatttatttacagctAACAGAggtatgttatttttttaatgataaaaaGTAGTTATTCATATCTAGTCTAGAACAGTAGATAGGTACTGATACAATCTTGGATATTATACTTGCGTTTTGTGATAAGGAGACGGAAGAACATTTTACTCTCAATAATTAACTATAGTCGTAactgggtggatttcaaaatccagcgaaaacttatggttcggtctttataaaaaaaactagtaggttgtgcgagttgcaacttttttatatgtttttaagaactattatcttcatgttccttcaattaccatctccaataacttaatagttttttttatataaaatgttttatgtgtctaaaatcatcaccgtcgaccggaaaaatctgaacctttttgtttgcagtgaaaattatagcatacctatcgtacgattgcgatttttcttttacttatatcttttccatgttgttgtttaacacatgaaaaaatgtgcaataattccttcaccgagaaagtacatttaaaaatattcaaaattttgtcacgaatattcgtcaacaccgtcatggtaatgtcaatgtgagcttatctcggtgtatgaacaacgaaataccgctaaaggtccttgccctatttttcactttagtatagaatgccaaaaatgatttcactataaagtcacatcactgaatcgtgagaaatattacgaacaaatttgtaaaacgtagtttgtcacaacagagcatcatcaccgttatgctttggtttaaaaaagttacaaatgatatattagaaataattactgaaatgaatggcaaactacatgaagtttattgtgtagcatagacattaactactattattcgtattctagaaataaaaacaagaaactctcaaatcgtcaacaccatacccatcatcaccgggaaaaaatgacgaccggtgatgatttcatgtgtatggtgatgacggttctcagaaacttttctagttattttgctataattcattatgaaattaagctgtatgtttgaaaaacgttctctatgtcttctaacactatataatgtctaccttataaatgtagaataaatgtagaagaagatataactatttctttcacactagaggatgcttagtttttaattaacattttgactgaagtaggcaaaatttaggtcatttagaacttagaacatacaaatgttttttttataatctaataatgtaaatcgtgcaacttagagtctgtaattgcatgttagtcgtgttaaaacaaagtatttaaacaagcaacatatattaagttttaagcgaccataggctacggtactggctcactatcgtgatggctttatgttttttgataatattatattaattgatgtatataattacagcaattaataattataccattgggtagtcaccggacccaatacctaacattttgtaacttatgacatgcattacaagtaggggtcttgcaacttataaaacactgattatatattaatgtttagctattaaacaacatatatatggatttaaatcattatagctatttttaaagttaattaataaaacaacaaaaatacaaatttgtgcaatgaatcaaactatcaaaaaaaaagtaatatatcataaaaattaagctcattggtaagccagtaattttataatatgacataaataccaagttatgcagtagataaaagaagatgcgggtttaaactgataataagagtacaatattgttaatatgatttaacattgaaaaaacccaaaaaaataaatgaatacataaattgcctatttcgaaacataaattatttaaaattatacaataaaaatacttgttatatatttatttatatgaataaaatgtattttttataattttctaaaaataatttatatagctagtcttatgttcaaaaacatgttatttgtaatgtttattaaagttctaaagtcttacaattaaaaaaagtttttgtttttttaatacgtttttaatacatatgtaaattatagctggtcaagcaaatcttgtcagtaaaaaaaggcgcgaaattcaaattttctatgggacgatatcccttcgcgcctacatttttcaaatttgccgccgttttctactgacaagatctgcttgac
This genomic interval from Cydia splendana chromosome 15, ilCydSple1.2, whole genome shotgun sequence contains the following:
- the LOC134797269 gene encoding uncharacterized protein LOC134797269 isoform X1, yielding MSRRYEMTLNQFKHKNKTMIFFIHVMCFVSSSFYNYNSVKYLPSQNNILRKVFSETVDLKTLTHLGNAFPNHAIEIHYERTQDKPPQISNQYMNWLRANPNFQTEAHRPLGRSGENLETATTSSPTSTTVTTTTTSTSMSTTTMSDLLTSRPTENTIITDNRKRPLYMEDLIQALEDFDKKSKQDNFTTSNRIDSTTDEDPNRPLVKQDLWDLEDIIYCQERQCNDGGIKDFNDVIKLLNKGVKVQLEVTTPPAGVDSNLTWVPIKIPKE
- the LOC134797269 gene encoding uncharacterized protein LOC134797269 isoform X4; the protein is MNWLRANPNFQTEAHRPLGRSGENLETATTSSPTSTTVTTTTTSTSMSTTTMSDLLTSRPTENTIITDNRKRPLYMEDLIQALEDFDKKSKQDNFTTSNRIDSTTDEDPNRPLVKQDLWDLEDIIYCQERQCNDGGIKDFNDVIKLLNKGVKVQLEVTTPPAGVDSNLTWVPIKIPKE
- the LOC134797269 gene encoding uncharacterized protein LOC134797269 isoform X3, which translates into the protein MSRRYEMTLNQFKHKNKTMIFFIHVMCFVSSSFYNYNSVKYLPSQNNILRKVFSETVDLKTLTHLGNAFPNHAIEIHYERTQDKPPQISNQYMNWLRANPNFQTEAHRPLGRSGENLETATTSSPTSTTVTTTTTSTSMSTTTMSDLLTSRPTENTIITDNRKRPLYMEDLIQALEDFDKKSKQDNFTTSNRIDSTTDEDPNRPLVKQDLWDLEDIISNRGMLFF
- the LOC134797269 gene encoding uncharacterized protein LOC134797269 isoform X2: MFILITFCVSHTIFVNVKCHEVKYLPSQNNILRKVFSETVDLKTLTHLGNAFPNHAIEIHYERTQDKPPQISNQYMNWLRANPNFQTEAHRPLGRSGENLETATTSSPTSTTVTTTTTSTSMSTTTMSDLLTSRPTENTIITDNRKRPLYMEDLIQALEDFDKKSKQDNFTTSNRIDSTTDEDPNRPLVKQDLWDLEDIIYCQERQCNDGGIKDFNDVIKLLNKGVKVQLEVTTPPAGVDSNLTWVPIKIPKE